CCCGAGAAGCTGCTCCGCATTCACATCCACGCGACCTGAAGGTTTATCAGCTGCTCCGTACACATTCCTCGCTCCGATGGCGTCTATGACCTGAGCATGGATGTTACCGCTGCCTGCGGTGGAAAGCCCCTCATCGCCCGCCGCATAGTAGACAGAGACGCGTTGCGCGTCGGTGATCGTGGCAGATCCACGTTCCAGTTCGGCATTTATTCTCTCGATATACGTTGCCAGCTGCTCACCGCGGGATTGATCCCCGAAGACCCGGCCCAACAGACGGTAGGACTCGGGTAATCTCTCCAACTCTGTGGCAAGCTGCACTACCTGGATCCCGCTCTGCTTCTCTAGGTCGTCGTCGATCTTTGCGTATTCAGAGGAGACTTCACCCACGTCGAGGATCACGTTGACACCTCGGCCCAGCAGGGTCTCGGCATTGAATGTGCCATCCTTACCATTTGCCCTCCCCAGGACAGGTAGGTCTGCGACCTGGGAAGGTAGGTATTTTGCAGTCTGTTTGCCGACCTGGGAGTTCCAGCCGGCCAGTTTGTCAGCTTCGAAGGTGTAGATCATGACAGTCCCAGGTGGCCCAGCTCCAAACGCTTGGCTGGCCGGCGCTGACAGTTCAGTATCACGCCCGCCCATGTCCTTGAAGCTCAGCGCCCCAGGTGAGACGGAATCCGGGATAGTTGGTGTGGTAGCGGGATCGGAGGAACTGCTGCATCCTGCAATGAGCAGGGTTGCCGCCATCAGAGCTGTCAGCAGCGGACTCCACGGCGATTTCATGGTTTGCTCCTTATCTTGCGGTTGAACATCCGAAGCCCAGGACGCGCCTCCGCCATGCCACCTCCGAGGCTGACGGCTCGCCGGACATAGGCAGAATCACTCACCAGGGAGCCGCCGATCTCGACCACACAGGCCGGCAGCACCTCAGGAGCGAAGGGGACGCTGGGTCCGACGAGGATCACCTTGGCCCCGGCGCATAGCTGAAGCAGGCGGGGCAGGGTCTTATTGGTCAGTGCAGATCCTGTGATGAAAACAAGGTCACGATCAGCCAACAGATACTCAGCAGCCGGATCTGGGAAGTCAGAGCCTGAGGGCTGCCTCTCCAGAATAATGAAATCACACCCATCTGCATACTTCTCTATATCGCCGAAATGCCCGATGGCGGCAGCCCTCAAGCCAGTCAAAGTGCCACGATGAAGTTCGAAGGTGGTCTTCTCAGAGCCTTCCGGACCGGGTACTACGCCGACCCGTTCCTCGGTGGTCAAGTAAGAGTTGATGGCCGCAGTCCCAAGAGCCGCAAGTTCCAGGTCCCATGACTTGACGCTGGCTGCTGCATCACGCAGGTCGCGGCCGATGATGTCTCGCGCACCAAACCCAGCCCTGGGACCACCGCTATAGGTCATAGCCACCCCCGTGCCAGCCTCAGAGCTTACGCAGGCCCAGTTACCCGCGCAGGCGTCCAACACCTTGATTCCAGCTGGGATGAGATCGATCAGATCGTCATAAAGCTGCCATGGACTGGGTGGTGTCATAGGGTCGTAGCAACAGTGTTTGTTAGGGAGGGGTTGTTGGTGCGGCGGTTGTTGACGGTGACGGATCGGGCTGGGATCGCGAGGGGTTTGGCGGAGGGGTGTGGGTTACGTGAGATTGCTCGGCGGATTGGTAGGGATGTGTCGGTGGTTTCGCGGGAAGTGGCCCGGAATCAGGGTGAGACGGGGTACAAGTGTGTGGCTGCTGATGTAGCTGCGCAGCGGCGGCGTGCCCGGCCCAAGCTCCGCAAGATTGATGCTGATCTGGTGTTGAAGCAGCGGGTGATTGCTGATCTTCGGAGGTCTCGTACACCACGTCAGATCGCGGGAAGATTACGTGCTGAGGCTGGGGGTGACAGGCTTGAACCGTGTCAGGGTTCCCCCACGGCCCAAGGAGCGAGCGTGTCTCATGAAGCGATCTACACCTGGATTTATGCGATGCCGAAGAAGACGCTGCGGGAGCACGGTGTCATGCTCGGGTCGAAACGCACTAGCCGTCAGTCCCGGCGTCGTTTGGGTGAGCGGAAATCCCCGATTGTGGGAATGGTCAGTATCGATCAGCGGCCTCAGGAGGTTACAGGACGGAAGGTTCCCGGTCATTGGGAAGGAGACTTGATCATCGGCGCCTACGGCAGAACAGCCGCGATCACCCTCGTCGAACGAACCACCCGGTTCGTCACGATCCTCGCCCTGCCGAAGGGCAAGAACGCAGACGGGGTGTGTGACGCCCTGATCGACCACATCACTGGGCTGCCCGAATTGATGAAGGGCACCCTGACCTGGGATCAGGGCTCTGAGATGGCCCGGCACGCCGCGTTCACCATGGCCACCCAGATGCCGGTGTACTTCGCCCATCCCCACTCTCCCTGGGAACGCGGCAGCAATGAGAACACCAACCGACTCATCCGTGACTACCTGCCCAAAGGCACTCCCATCCCCCAACACCAGCCCTATCTCACAGCCATCGCCGAAGAACTGAACGAACGCCCCCGAGCCACCCTCGGCTACCTCACCCCACGAGAAGCTTTCCAGAAACTACTCGTTGCTTCCACCACTTGACACCGCCCTGCTCATTGCTCTCCTTCAGGATCGGGCTGGGTTACGCACAGACGGAGCCCTGGCACCTCTGCCGGGGTCACCACCCGCATGGGAAGTTCGTAAAGCTGGCTCAGATCATTCCCTGTCAAGTCCCCAACAGGTTTGAGTCCTGGACTTTTACCATCTTTGAGAAGCAGTACGTCATCAGCGAACTCAAAGGCGTGGTTGGGTTGGTGCGAGCTGAGCAGAATGCTCAGGCCCCGGCGGTCAACAAGCTGACGGAGCCTTCTCAACACCCGGCTCTGGTTTCCTGCATCGAGAGCGGAGGTGGGCTCGTCCAGGACAAGAAGACGCCCACCTTGGCACAGCGCCCGGGCAATCAGGACGAGCTGCCCCTCACCGCCACTGAGTTCCTGAATACCGCGGTTCGCATGCTCCCCCAGCCCGACTGCCTCGAGTGCCGCCTCAGCCGCACTCCAGTCAGTATTCCGGGGGCTCGCGCGCAGTCCTCTACGCGCCACGCGTCCGAGCACCACCGTGTGCAGAACGGAGAAGTTGAACGACATCTCAGTGGACTGGGGAATGTAGCTGATGGCCTCGGCGAGTCCAGCTGGCCCGTAACTCTCAAGACGGCTCCCGAAGACCTCGACTTCTCCTGAGTCAGCGCGCAGCAGCCTGAGCAGAATCCGGAACAGTGTTGACTTCCCCGAGCCGTTCGGCCCGAGCACGAAGGCCAAGCGGTGTTCCGGCAGTTCAAAGCTGAGATCATCGAGGGCTGGGGTCTCACGTCCGGGATACCGAAGGGCAAGACCGCGGATCGCAAGCGCATTTACCATGATCGGCCCCTGATCATCAGCCAGGCCAGGAAAGGCGCCCCCAGCAGGGATGTGAGAATCCCCAACGGGATCTCAGCCTCAAGCAGGGTGCGGCTCACTGTGTCCACGCCCATGAGGAAGAGGGACCCCAGCAGGAAGGACACCGGGATCAGGAGCTGGTGCCGCGGGCCAAAGAGCATCCGGGCCAGGTGAGGCACGATCAGCCCTACCCAGCCGATCACTCCCGAGATGGCCACGGAGACCGCGGTCAGGATGGTCGCACAGACGATCACCCCAGTCCGGACCCATGTGACACTGACCCCGAGAGCCTTCGCGGTGTCCTCTCCGAAGGTAACGGTGTCAAGTTGCCAGCGCAGCAGCCACAACATCGCTGAACAAGCAATGACCGGGATGGCCAGGGGTAACAGGTCCACTTGTCGCACCCCGTTCAGGCCACCCATCAGCCAGAAGGTGATGGCCGGAAGCTGGCTGTCTGGATCAGCCAGATACTTCAGGATCGAGATACCCGCTGAGAACACCGCACTCGCGACGATACCGCCGAGCACCAGGGTCACCACCGGATCCCTGCGGCTCAAGCTGGAAATCACCCAGGCCCCGAGCACGGCAAGCATCCCGAAGACAAAGGCAAACCCCTGCAACCCTGCGACCCCGGCACCCAGCACAATGGCCAGTGAGGCGCCAAAACCTGCCCCTGTGGAAACACCCAGCACACCGGGTGAGACGAGGGGATTACGGAAGAGGCCTTGATAGGCAGCCCCCGCGACGCTGAGAGCCCCACCAACCAGGAAAGCAACGAGCAGGCGTGGGAGACGGATGTTCCAGATCACATGCTCGATCTCCGGATCTCCAGTCCACTGGCCTCCGAGCACGCGGGACCCTAGATAGTCGAACAGGGTCTTGATGCTGATGGGAAACCTTCCCAGCATGAAAGCACCCGCCAGAGCAGCTAGATTGCCCGCGGCCAACATGAGCAGCAGCACCGCCATTCGCCGTCGGCTCATCTCAACAGGCATGAGGAGATCCTAGCCAATTGACCGCATAAGCGGATCAAAACCGTTCTTCATTCCGTTTCTGCGAATATGGCGAGTCTGGGATCCATCCTCGGCAGGAGGCTGGCTGATAAACGGCACCTAGACAAGATGTCCAAGAGATCCCCCGCCCGCAGGAGATCAGGTGCTGCAAGAGACATCCAGCTGCTGCCATCGCAAGGCGTAGGGAAGAGTGCGGTTCGTACGCTGATGGACAATCCGCAAGCCAGGAATGATACCTGGAACACGCCAGGCCACGGTCCTTCTCAGGAGGACTCCCAGGGCTCGCCGGTCTTCCTGAGTAGACTAGCTCAGGAACTGTCCCGACACTTTGAGCATCGTTGCCTGGAATGGATCGTTGATGATCGACTCCCTGCCCCAGCCCCGTACCACTGATCCAGCTGCCGTCCCCAGCCTCCGCTGGGGCGTGATCGGCACCGGCTGGATCGCCGACCAGTTCGTCACCACGGTGACCCGTAACACCTCCCAGCGGGTCGTGGCGGTCGGCTCCCGCAGCCTGGAGCGCGCCCTTGAGTTCGCTGAGGGGCACGGCATCCCTACGGCCAGCAGCTCCTATGAAGACCTAGTGGCCGAGGACGTCGATGTCATCTATGTCGCGACAGGCCACCTGGATCACGCCGCCCACGCACGTCTGGCTCTGGAGGCAGGCCGTAACGTGCTCGTCGAGAAACCTATGACCCCCACTGTCTCCGCCACACAGGAATTGATCAGTCTGGCCCGCCACAAAAGATTGTTCTGCATGGAGGCATTGTGGTC
The sequence above is drawn from the Arachnia rubra genome and encodes:
- a CDS encoding IS30 family transposase, encoding MTDRAGIARGLAEGCGLREIARRIGRDVSVVSREVARNQGETGYKCVAADVAAQRRRARPKLRKIDADLVLKQRVIADLRRSRTPRQIAGRLRAEAGGDRLEPCQGSPTAQGASVSHEAIYTWIYAMPKKTLREHGVMLGSKRTSRQSRRRLGERKSPIVGMVSIDQRPQEVTGRKVPGHWEGDLIIGAYGRTAAITLVERTTRFVTILALPKGKNADGVCDALIDHITGLPELMKGTLTWDQGSEMARHAAFTMATQMPVYFAHPHSPWERGSNENTNRLIRDYLPKGTPIPQHQPYLTAIAEELNERPRATLGYLTPREAFQKLLVASTT
- a CDS encoding Rossmann-like domain-containing protein, coding for MTPPSPWQLYDDLIDLIPAGIKVLDACAGNWACVSSEAGTGVAMTYSGGPRAGFGARDIIGRDLRDAAASVKSWDLELAALGTAAINSYLTTEERVGVVPGPEGSEKTTFELHRGTLTGLRAAAIGHFGDIEKYADGCDFIILERQPSGSDFPDPAAEYLLADRDLVFITGSALTNKTLPRLLQLCAGAKVILVGPSVPFAPEVLPACVVEIGGSLVSDSAYVRRAVSLGGGMAEARPGLRMFNRKIRSKP
- a CDS encoding ABC transporter ATP-binding protein encodes the protein MVNALAIRGLALRYPGRETPALDDLSFELPEHRLAFVLGPNGSGKSTLFRILLRLLRADSGEVEVFGSRLESYGPAGLAEAISYIPQSTEMSFNFSVLHTVVLGRVARRGLRASPRNTDWSAAEAALEAVGLGEHANRGIQELSGGEGQLVLIARALCQGGRLLVLDEPTSALDAGNQSRVLRRLRQLVDRRGLSILLSSHQPNHAFEFADDVLLLKDGKSPGLKPVGDLTGNDLSQLYELPMRVVTPAEVPGLRLCVTQPDPEGEQ
- a CDS encoding ABC transporter substrate-binding protein → MKSPWSPLLTALMAATLLIAGCSSSSDPATTPTIPDSVSPGALSFKDMGGRDTELSAPASQAFGAGPPGTVMIYTFEADKLAGWNSQVGKQTAKYLPSQVADLPVLGRANGKDGTFNAETLLGRGVNVILDVGEVSSEYAKIDDDLEKQSGIQVVQLATELERLPESYRLLGRVFGDQSRGEQLATYIERINAELERGSATITDAQRVSVYYAAGDEGLSTAGSGNIHAQVIDAIGARNVYGAADKPSGRVDVNAEQLLGWNPDWIIATPAKSGEDVAKTEAFSPLQAVAQGHVLVAPQAPWGWVDGPPSVNQVIGAVWAAESIYPDVYNFDLPKEVREFYSVFYHYELTGAELTEILADAGHQPS
- a CDS encoding FecCD family ABC transporter permease, producing the protein MPVEMSRRRMAVLLLMLAAGNLAALAGAFMLGRFPISIKTLFDYLGSRVLGGQWTGDPEIEHVIWNIRLPRLLVAFLVGGALSVAGAAYQGLFRNPLVSPGVLGVSTGAGFGASLAIVLGAGVAGLQGFAFVFGMLAVLGAWVISSLSRRDPVVTLVLGGIVASAVFSAGISILKYLADPDSQLPAITFWLMGGLNGVRQVDLLPLAIPVIACSAMLWLLRWQLDTVTFGEDTAKALGVSVTWVRTGVIVCATILTAVSVAISGVIGWVGLIVPHLARMLFGPRHQLLIPVSFLLGSLFLMGVDTVSRTLLEAEIPLGILTSLLGAPFLAWLMIRGRSW